ACCCCTCACACTCACATCCTTGTGCCCCTTCCGTTTGAAACCAAAAAGAGCAAAGGAAGGGCCCTCCAGTAGCTACACACAAGTTAACACAACCAAACTATCAAACAGCTGTAAACATTTGAGCACCAAACAACAAGTCAAAATCAGTGGTATGCAATCTGTATGCAGCAGTATTTCTGTGAGCTCAATCAGGTTAAGCATGACATCCTTCTCCTGTGCTGATGCAGGGGAGCTCTCAGCTGCACCGGCCTGGAAACAAAACCCTCCCTTGGCCGAGGCCCCGACGCCGCCGTCGAATCGATGCTGTTGCTGCTTACGTTGATCTGATCAGATTTGACAGACAAGTATTTCAGCCTAGGCTCGCCGGATGAGAATGCCGCTGACGACCTAGCCTTGGACGCGGAGTGGCTGAACGACTGGCTCCCACCGGGCTTAGATGAGCACGCGTTCACTGATCTTGTCAGCCTTGGTTTACCGACGGAATGGGCTGCTGCGCCGTGTCTTTGGCGGCTGCACACCGTTGCGGACATGAAGTGAGGGACTGATCCATGATGGACCATCCTGCTCTTGGCCCTCTCGGTTGCCTGCAGAGGGCTGTCGGCTGCCACCAGAATGCTTCTGGGCGACCCCTTCTCGTCGCCGAGAGGCTGACAGACGGAGGGAGGGAGCTTCTTCCTCTCCTCCGCCGACGTCTCGGCACTCCTTATTTGTTCATTCAGAACCCCGAGCTCCCGCTCGGCGTCGCGCATCTCCTTGTCAAGCTCCGCGAGCCGCTTCCGCTTCAACATTTTCAGGTCCTACATCAACACAAGGAACGCCTTTACTACATGTACTCTACGTGAATAGTGGGGCCTTTGGTTCTTCATTCACCCTCTTAGTCTTCTTCTTACCTCTGAAAGCTCCCTGCCGGATTCTATCAGCATGGCTCTCTTCGCAAAGCCCAGCGAACAAATCGTCTCGCCCACGTCGTCCTTGGAAGGGCTGATGTGCACCACCATCACGACTTTTGAACCATCGCCTGTTTTTAGCAGATCAACATAagcatatatgtatgtatataggTTTCCACATTTGATGCTTCAAATTGATGTGAAGTCGGTTTTTTCCGTACCGAGAGAGTCACTGAGAATCTGGGTAAGCTTGCTATTTCTGCAGAATTTGACAAAAAACAAGGTAAGGCCTAAGTACTGCTGAGGTAACTTGAAGCATCAAAATTATATAACCTGTCAAGATATGAAGGAACTGCTAGTCCGTTTACCCATATTTTTTTTTattaaagagaaaaaagaaaaaagaaaaaaactagtcAGTTTACCTGTATGGAACATGGCTTCTCTTTCTCCTTAGTGCAGCGATGACATCTCCAAGAGCCGACAGAGACAGGTTTATAGCCTTGCCCTCATCCATTGTCAACCCAGATGCACCAGTCTTGAGCAACCGCTCGCTACCACCAAGATCCACGAGCCACAGCTTGCTGACTTGCTCACTCACACCTCCACATCTCCTTATGGTGATTCTTGTCAAGCTACACACAGACAGAGCTAAGACAAGATAAAATTGGGTACTGCTCAAGTTACTACTACATACTGCGCAAGCTGAAACTCTGTGTAGACCAACCCACCAGTGTGATCGGCTCGAAACATTGTTGACATTTGTCCAGGATGTCGACCGGGATCGCCGCCCTCTGCAGTACCACTGGTTGGCTTTCTTGAGGTCCGGTACTGCGACATCGGTAAGCCCCTCGACTTGCACGGAGCCACTTGTGGTTGCTAGAATGCTGAGGTTACTAAAAAAAAGGCGCATTTGCTTCACTTTGAGAATTGAAGGCAGAATATACTAggagtgtcaaaaaacgtcttatattaagttacagagAGAGTAGTAATTTACAGGTGCATTGATGGGTCTTTAATTACCAAGTTGTATTGCCTTCTGTGGACCTGAAGAGAGGCTGCTGCCTTGGTGCCAACAAGTCCCTGAGACTTCCCATGTAGACCTCAAGCATGCTTATGGAGAAAGAATATGTGGATGAAGTATCTTGAGCAGCATGAGAAAACAGCTCCTGAATCGCTCGAGGCACGACGCCGAGGTTATCGCTAGTTCCTTCCTGCAAGCAGTTAGCAGTTTCCAAGGACAGGTGAGATGGAATTACAGCATTTGCCTTGAATTCAATTCAGCTCAGGCACCAACT
This DNA window, taken from Triticum aestivum cultivar Chinese Spring chromosome 1D, IWGSC CS RefSeq v2.1, whole genome shotgun sequence, encodes the following:
- the LOC123182701 gene encoding kinesin-like protein KIN-14O isoform X2, with protein sequence MEKEAMGGHVNMMLPLENLSSDLPNGGVVLGHDKEISTLHEEISALRSRQRHLNRRRREALDKLIDLKGSIRVFCRVRPSISTSNIKIKSPVTVEQENIVVRAVGIKKDFSVDRVFDQESTQDDVFHDVKPVLRSALDGHNVCILAFGQTGTGKTYTMEGTSDNLGVVPRAIQELFSHAAQDTSSTYSFSISMLEVYMGSLRDLLAPRQQPLFRSTEGNTTCILATTSGSVQVEGLTDVAVPDLKKANQWYCRGRRSRSTSWTNVNNVSSRSHCLTRITIRRCGGVSEQVSKLWLVDLGGSERLLKTGASGLTMDEGKAINLSLSALGDVIAALRRKRSHVPYRNSKLTQILSDSLGDGSKVVMVVHISPSKDDVGETICSLGFAKRAMLIESGRELSEDLKMLKRKRLAELDKEMRDAERELGVLNEQIRSAETSAEERKKLPPSVCQPLGDEKGSPRSILVAADSPLQATERAKSRMVHHGSVPHFMSATVCSRQRHGAAAHSVGKPRLTRSVNACSSKPGGSQSFSHSASKARSSAAFSSGEPRLKYLSVKSDQINVSSNSIDSTAASGPRPREGFVSRPVQLRAPLHQHRRRMSCLT
- the LOC123182701 gene encoding kinesin-like protein KIN-14O isoform X1, with translation MEKEAMGGHVNMMLPLENLSSDLPNGGVVLGHDKEISTLHEEISALRSRQRHLNRRRREALDKLIDLKGSIRVFCRVRPSISTSNIKIKSPVTVEQENIVVRAVGIKKDFSVDRVFDQESTQDDVFHDVKPVLRSALDGHNVCILAFGQTGTGKTYTMEGTSDNLGVVPRAIQELFSHAAQDTSSTYSFSISMLEVYMGSLRDLLAPRQQPLFRSTEGNTTCNLSILATTSGSVQVEGLTDVAVPDLKKANQWYCRGRRSRSTSWTNVNNVSSRSHCLTRITIRRCGGVSEQVSKLWLVDLGGSERLLKTGASGLTMDEGKAINLSLSALGDVIAALRRKRSHVPYRNSKLTQILSDSLGDGSKVVMVVHISPSKDDVGETICSLGFAKRAMLIESGRELSEDLKMLKRKRLAELDKEMRDAERELGVLNEQIRSAETSAEERKKLPPSVCQPLGDEKGSPRSILVAADSPLQATERAKSRMVHHGSVPHFMSATVCSRQRHGAAAHSVGKPRLTRSVNACSSKPGGSQSFSHSASKARSSAAFSSGEPRLKYLSVKSDQINVSSNSIDSTAASGPRPREGFVSRPVQLRAPLHQHRRRMSCLT
- the LOC123182701 gene encoding kinesin-like protein KIN-14O isoform X3, giving the protein MEKEAMGGHVNMMLPLENLSSDLPNGGVVLGHDKEISTLHEEISALRSRQRHLNRRRREALDKLIDLKGSIRVFCRVRPSISTSNIKIKSPVTVEQENIVVRAVGIKKDFSVDRVFDQESTQDDVFHDVKPVLRSALDGHNVCILAFGQTGTGKTYTMEGTSDNLGVVPRAIQELFSHAAQDTSSTYSFSISMLEVYMGSLRDLLAPRQQPLFRSTEGNTTCNLSILATTSGSVQVEGLTDVAVPDLKKANQWYCRGRRSRSTSWTNVNNVSSRSHCLTRITIRRCGGVSEQVSKLWLVDLGGSERLLKTGASGLTMDEGKAINLSLSALGDVIAALRRKRSHVPYRNSKLTQILSDSLGDGSKVVMVVHISPSKDDVGETICSLGFAKRAMLIESGRELSEDLKMLKRKRLAELDKEMRDAERELGVLNEQIRSAETSAEERKKLPPSVCQPLGDEKGSPRSILVAADSPLQATERAKSRMVHHGSVPHFMSATVCSRQRHGAAAHSVGKPRLTRSVNACSSKPGGSQSFSHSASKARSSAAFSSGEPRLKYLSVKSDQINLLEGPSFALFGFKRKGHKDVSVRGMVNGVVIVIGFD